A window of Microcoleus sp. bin38.metabat.b11b12b14.051 genomic DNA:
AATGTGTAGCCCAACCGGTAGGACTAAACCACCCGATCGACTTCGGAGCTAACCTCGGAGCACCAGCAGCTATCAGTTCGTTTTCCAAGCCGGGAAACAACTGTTCTAGGATGATTTTGCCCCGATTCAACAGGATGTGAAGGTGGCGCGATTGAGGAATACCGGGGCGAGGCGTGGGTTTTTCGGGAAAAAAATCTCGTTCAACAATACTTACGCGATCGAAATGTTTTGCTAATACTCTAGCGCTCAACAGTCCTGCTAAACTACCGCCCATAATAATTGCATGAGTTTTTGGCTGCATTATCCTATCCTTTGAATGCTAATAAATAATACCATGATTACAAAGTTTTGCGACCAAACAAGTGTTGCATTTGTTTGCCATCTACGAGTAACTACACAGGTGCGTCGCTATGAGATTGTCGATATTTATTTAGGGATTTTTGATGGCGATGCACCCTACGACTCACTAATAGATAATACCATGATTAGGAAGTTTTGCAGCCAAATAAGTGTTGCACTTGTTTGCCATCTACGAGTAATTTCACAGGTGCGTCGCTATGAGATTTTCGATATTTATTTAGAGATTTTTGATGGCGACGCACCCTACGACTTCCCTTAATAAGGAGTGGACAAGATTCCATCAAAGTCCCCCTTCTTAAGGTGGATTTAGGGGGATCGAGATATGTGGAACTTAAACAAAATTGTGTTAGCACAAATATTCCTAAAGTGATAGCCTGCCACAGACATATTTATATACTTCCGACTGTAGGGGGATGCTTTAGATCGTTAATCAGGTGATGCTTGGCATTGAGGGCAGAGAGCCGAAACTATACATTAGCCGATCGCGCCAACTCACTCAACTATGCGCACCCACCTTTTAACGAGGAATATACTATGTATCAAAATTTGCCAATAAATCCACAACTGTATAACATCGGATTCTGGCTGGCCCAAGTGCCTGTAGAACAGACTACTACAAGCAGAGTAGAAGACGCAGCACTTCTCTATTCCGGGCCACAATTTTTTATCGCCCTCATCGCTGGAGTTGTTCTAGCCTGCGCTTTCCAACTCTTGCTGACAAATTTATCAGTAGCCGCGGGCCTTTCCTACATCGGACAATCCCACGACGACGGACACCACTCGGATAGCGACGGCGCCCCCGTGCGCCACATCGGCCGCAAAGTCGGGACTTGGACGCTAATCACCGTCACCGTCGCCCTTTTCTTCGCTTGCTTGCTAGCAGTTAAGCTGAGCTTGATTAGCAGTCCGAGTTTAGGTGCGATCGTCGGTTTAGTCGTTTGGGCCACCTATTTCTCACTTCTCGTCTGGGTGAGCTCTACCACCGTCGGTTCCCTGATCGGTTCCGTCGTTAACACCGCGACATCCGGCGTTCAAGCTATTTTCGGCACCGCAGCCGCAGCCCTCGGCGCCAAAGCAGCCAGCAATCAAGTAGTCGCTACAGCCAAAGCAGCAGCAGCCGCAGTGGGGCACGAACTCGGTAGCGCGATCGACCCCACCAGCTTGCGGGAAAACGTCGAAGACTACATCCAAGCCCTCAAACCGCCAGAATTAGACATCAAAGCGATGCGTAGCGAGTTTGAAAAGCTGCTTAACGATCCGCAACTCAAAAGCATTGCGGGCGAAAATTTGCCGAATCTCGATCGCCAAACTCTGGTAGATTTAGTCAGTTCGCGATCGGACTTGTCCAAGCGCGATGTCAACCGGATTGTAGACCAACTCCAAGATGCTTGGAAACAAGTAGGAAAAACGGATCAGAAATCAGACGGCATCGCCCAATTGATAGATTATCTTAAATCTGCAAAATCAGGAGATTTGCTCTCAGATACACTGACAAGTAGGGTTGAAAAAGTTCTCGGCAATCTGGGCGGTCAAAATTCTGGACAAAGCCCCACAATGATGTCCCAAGCAACATCAATGGCCGTCAATGCTTTAATGGGAGTAGTATTAGGTCGCACGGATATTTCTGACTTTGATGTTCAAAAAGTAATGGGTCAGCTTAAAACAGCTAAAGACAAAGTTAGCCAGCAAGCTGATAAAATTACCTCTCAAGTCAAAGGCGAACCCGAAACTTACAGCCCAATTCGTGCTGATGTCGAAAACTACTTGCTCAACACTTATTCGTGGCAGATGAATCCTACCGCGATCGAGCGCGAATTTCGTGACGTGCTCTACGATCCAACAGCAGATCCGGGAACTGTGCGCCGCGAATTAGAAAAACTCAAACAGTCGAGTTTTGCCGAAATATTGGCAAGTCGAGGCGTTTTTACCCAAGACAAAATTAAAGAAATTTCCCAGGAATTAGAAGGAATTAGACAGCGAGTTTTACAAACTGCTATTTTTGCAGAGGAGCAAGAAAAAGCTCGCGATTTGCAGTGGCGCGTGGAAACTTATTTGAAGCTGACGCCGAAAGCAGAATTTACTTCATCAGGTATCGGGAGCGATTTCAAAAAAATCCTAGAGGATTCTGATGCAAATTACGAACAGTTGCGCGATCGGCTTACTCCTTTTACCCGCGACAGTTTCGTGCAAATCCTCAGAGGCCGCGAAGGCTTCGGCTTCCAGGAAGTAGAAGAGATTGTTAAAGAGTTGGAACGGACG
This region includes:
- a CDS encoding MFS transporter translates to MYQNLPINPQLYNIGFWLAQVPVEQTTTSRVEDAALLYSGPQFFIALIAGVVLACAFQLLLTNLSVAAGLSYIGQSHDDGHHSDSDGAPVRHIGRKVGTWTLITVTVALFFACLLAVKLSLISSPSLGAIVGLVVWATYFSLLVWVSSTTVGSLIGSVVNTATSGVQAIFGTAAAALGAKAASNQVVATAKAAAAAVGHELGSAIDPTSLRENVEDYIQALKPPELDIKAMRSEFEKLLNDPQLKSIAGENLPNLDRQTLVDLVSSRSDLSKRDVNRIVDQLQDAWKQVGKTDQKSDGIAQLIDYLKSAKSGDLLSDTLTSRVEKVLGNLGGQNSGQSPTMMSQATSMAVNALMGVVLGRTDISDFDVQKVMGQLKTAKDKVSQQADKITSQVKGEPETYSPIRADVENYLLNTYSWQMNPTAIEREFRDVLYDPTADPGTVRRELEKLKQSSFAEILASRGVFTQDKIKEISQELEGIRQRVLQTAIFAEEQEKARDLQWRVETYLKLTPKAEFTSSGIGSDFKKILEDSDANYEQLRDRLTPFTRDSFVQILRGREGFGFQEVEEIVKELERTRDVVLADTKGLQEAAQVRLDNQWQKVQEYLKSTGKEELNPEGLKRDFKTLLENPEAGMWALKARASRFDRETLVKLLSQRKDLSEDQVNQLLDSAEETWHSALEAPQKLAEKAKDQYDQTTTALADYLRNTGKSELNPEGIKRDLTKLMENPKEGALALRGRLSQVDRDTLVKLLSQREDLTEEQVNQIIDQVQETLGSIVKAPRRLAKRVQTQVQDFQSILEDYLRNTGKEELNPEAIKRDLQLLLHDPKVGAYSLGERLSHIDRATMISLLSQRPDISEAEAARIVDQILSVRDQFALQIQKIQEGIQSVIDGILGKIRDYLNSLDRPELNYEGITRDVRKLFDDPQAGFDALRDRLGHFNRDTLVALISSREDISEADANRLIDQIEKSRNTVLQRAERLQQEAQLRLESIKLQAEKQAEETRKAAEVASWWLFFTALSSAVAAAGAGALAVIR